From one Butyricimonas faecihominis genomic stretch:
- a CDS encoding RNA polymerase sigma-70 factor yields MNRNYCFTLTNGTRLDFKQVFDQYFNSLVLFADRYLGEREESESLVQDTFLALWENRLEFPDELSVKAYLYSTVRNKALNVLKHRKIEQHYMNEILQDEDAELYYMRSVIEEETRRLIFTAIDSLPEHCRKVCLLNLEGMDNQEIADELRISLNTVKFHKKNAYKLLRDKLKDQFYLLFLI; encoded by the coding sequence ATGAACAGGAATTATTGTTTTACATTAACTAATGGTACACGGCTTGATTTCAAGCAAGTGTTCGATCAATATTTTAATTCCTTGGTTCTTTTTGCTGATCGTTATTTGGGAGAGCGAGAAGAGAGTGAATCTCTTGTGCAGGATACTTTCCTTGCTCTGTGGGAAAACAGGTTAGAGTTTCCGGATGAACTTTCCGTGAAGGCTTATTTATATTCTACGGTACGGAATAAGGCTTTGAATGTGTTGAAACATCGTAAGATTGAGCAACATTATATGAATGAAATTCTTCAGGACGAGGATGCGGAGCTTTATTATATGAGGTCGGTGATTGAAGAAGAAACACGCCGGTTAATTTTTACGGCCATTGATTCTTTGCCGGAACATTGCAGAAAGGTGTGTCTGTTGAATCTCGAAGGAATGGATAATCAGGAAATTGCAGATGAGTTGCGGATTTCCCTGAACACGGTGAAATTTCATAAAAAGAATGCTTACAAGCTATTACGGGATAAATTGAAAGATCAATTTTATCTTCTGTTTCTTATTTAG